From the Corynebacterium zhongnanshanii genome, the window GGCGATAGAGAAGAAGATTGGGCGTAAGCTTCCCAAGGACTACCGCAAGTTCATTATGCAAACCGGAGGAGGTGAGCTTAGCGGGAAGAACGCAGTTCTCCCAGGTATCCAGCTTGCTCATGGCGAAGAGTTAGAGTCTGAGGTGGAGTTGATTCTCGGCAATGGTCATCCAGATGATTATGATCAGGATTTGACTGAAGCTGGCATTTTCCTGGCTGAAGAGTGGGAGATACCTTCTGAGGTGTTACTGATCGGAAATTTTGATTCTGGCATGCACGAGTGCATTGTGATTAATTATGATCTCGAAGAGTTTCCCGTGCACTCCATTTTATATTTAAACAATGACTTCCCTGGAGAATTTACGCTTATCGCGGAGTCGTTTACTGAGTTTTTGGAGATGCTGGAGCCATCCGCTGAGTACAATGGTAAGGCTTCAAAGTATAGAGGTCAAGAAGGGTTATATTTGGCACGGCATGGCTCTTTAGGGGAAATGTTGCGCAAGGCAATTGCGGCAAGCCCTTATGAGGATATGGAGATGATCCTTCGGCGCGCTGCGGAGGGAATTGCTAGTAAGGATTGTTTACAAATGTATTGTCAGGAGGAATCATGTCGTTTTCAGGATCTTCTTTTCTTTCTTTCGCAGCCGTTCGGCGGTCACTATAGCTTGGAGTCTTGGCTTGCCCCTCGTGGCGGAAGTGAAAATGGCGCAATAAATGAAGCTGATCTTTTGCATGGGATTTTTTTGAGCGAGCACGGTTGGTCCGGATTAGTCTCCTTTCGGAAGGCTAATGATGTATGGTGGGAACGCCGGACTAGCTCGGGCGTTCTTGTTGAGACTCCGGATGGATACAGGTTTAAAGATGACTACATCGAGTGGCTAGTGGAGACCTTCCGCTAACGGCGGGAGATAACACCGCATCGCGGCGGAAACCTTGTCGATGCAGGCCGTGTGCCAGGCGGTAGCCTCACAGCTAGGGGTTTCATGGCAGACAGCTCGCCAATAGACGCAGGCCGCTCATCGTGAAGGCTGCCCCGGCTTTTCGCCTCAGTTCTCGACCCACAACGTCGGAAATGATCTAGTTCATCGATTTGAACCGGGATCGTTGCTCGGTCAAGTTCAAGTGCTTGACGTTGAAGAAGCCCTGTCAGCACACGAGCGGAGAAGCGTAAGGATCTGCACTCTGATTTTCTCATCGGATTGCCGGGTGGGCGCTGTCTGATCCGATGCGTACCGAGGCGTTGCCGCTGCAGACTCTGAACCATTCCATTGTTTGCGGTAGAAACAACTACACTGCTTCACCACTGAAGATCACAGATCACAGTACGGGAGCATCATCTCATCCATAGCAGGAAGTGGAGCGAGTTGACGGACGTATCGATCGTGACATGCGAATGGGTGAATTGGTGGAACGAGGCTCGGCGATAACCTCAGCACTCTTCGATTCTCCACGGGCATCCTCGCGCATCAGCTTGTGCACACCGACGGGAACGTGATTTTTCTCTCACAACTCCCCAAAAGAGCAGGACAGCGTTCGGGCCGCACAGTTGAGTTATCCTAGGCAACCCTAAATATGGCTATCCTTTCAGAGATTCATGCACCACTCGGGGCATGTCATCCACCTCAGCGCATGTGATCGCAGACTCTCGCTACAACGCTGAGAACAATCCTTAAACCACTGCCCGAAAGGACACCATGGCCCTCTCCCCTCGCGCCGCACTGCTCTCCTGCGGCCTCACTGCTACCTTGCTCCTCACAGCCTGTGGCGAATCTGAACCCGTCAGCTCCCACGAATCCTCCCGCTCCGTGACTGCCGCGAAGGCAGAGGGCACAACTCAATTCCCGCTCACCGTAGACAACTGCGGACAACGGTTCACATTCACGAAGGTTCCCGAGCGCGTGGTCTCCCTGGACCAAGGCATGACCGAAATCATGCTCTCCTTAGGGCTCCAGGAGCACATGGTCGGCACCGCATCGTGGACAGATCCTGTCCTGCCCGAACTGGAAGAAGCTAACAACACCGTTGAGCGCCTGTCCGACAACGCCCCCACCTACGAAGCCGTCATGGACAAGGACCCTGATCTGGTGGTCAGCTCCTTCGGCCGCCACTACAAGAAGGAAGGCGGAGTGGCCACCCGGGACCGCTTCGGAGAAACCGACACCCCAGCGCTGCTGTCCTACGCGGACTGCGAAGGCCCCCTCATGATTAACGGCGGCGGCACCCGCACCACCCCCTTGACCGCAGACAAGATCTACAAGGATATCGAAGTCATTGCGGAAATCTTCGATGTCAGCAAACGCGGCCAGGAGCTCATCGACAACCTGAAGCATCGCGTGGCTCTGGCCCAAGAAAAGATCAACTCCCACGGTGAAACCGTGGGCTTCTGGTTCGCGGACACCAAAACCCCCTACTTTTCCGGTGGCTACGGGTTCGGCAACATCCTGTCTCAGGAGTCCGGCCTGACCAACATCTTCGCAAGCGAAAAGGATGACTGGATCGCCGCAACGTGGGAAGACGTTGTGGACAAAAACCCGGACATCCTGGTCCTTGGGGACCTGGAGCGCAACCGCTTTCCCGGCGACAAGCTAGCCGATAAGAAGGAGTTCCTGGCCACCGACCCCGTCACCAAAACCATGGATGCGGTCAAGAATGAACACTTCATCACACTCCACGGAGCCGAGCTGAACCCCTCCATCCGCTTTGCCGACGCCCTGGAAAAGATCGCCGCCTACCTGGAAGCCCATGACA encodes:
- a CDS encoding SMI1/KNR4 family protein, coding for MNFSDIELMYPGKPCGIFRIRAIEKKIGRKLPKDYRKFIMQTGGGELSGKNAVLPGIQLAHGEELESEVELILGNGHPDDYDQDLTEAGIFLAEEWEIPSEVLLIGNFDSGMHECIVINYDLEEFPVHSILYLNNDFPGEFTLIAESFTEFLEMLEPSAEYNGKASKYRGQEGLYLARHGSLGEMLRKAIAASPYEDMEMILRRAAEGIASKDCLQMYCQEESCRFQDLLFFLSQPFGGHYSLESWLAPRGGSENGAINEADLLHGIFLSEHGWSGLVSFRKANDVWWERRTSSGVLVETPDGYRFKDDYIEWLVETFR
- a CDS encoding ABC transporter substrate-binding protein; its protein translation is MALSPRAALLSCGLTATLLLTACGESEPVSSHESSRSVTAAKAEGTTQFPLTVDNCGQRFTFTKVPERVVSLDQGMTEIMLSLGLQEHMVGTASWTDPVLPELEEANNTVERLSDNAPTYEAVMDKDPDLVVSSFGRHYKKEGGVATRDRFGETDTPALLSYADCEGPLMINGGGTRTTPLTADKIYKDIEVIAEIFDVSKRGQELIDNLKHRVALAQEKINSHGETVGFWFADTKTPYFSGGYGFGNILSQESGLTNIFASEKDDWIAATWEDVVDKNPDILVLGDLERNRFPGDKLADKKEFLATDPVTKTMDAVKNEHFITLHGAELNPSIRFADALEKIAAYLEAHDK